A single Antechinus flavipes isolate AdamAnt ecotype Samford, QLD, Australia chromosome 5, AdamAnt_v2, whole genome shotgun sequence DNA region contains:
- the FAM118A gene encoding protein FAM118A isoform X1 codes for MRGLERQLQEEEEEQEEEEEEEELPPSPPLPPLVLRGSLAGPCPGAPRPPTHAFNHLSPASGGRTPGAAELLMEVSRSQGLPMDSAEKTTNRSEQKSRKFLKSLIRKQPHDLLLVIGTGVSAAVAPGIRALCSWRSCIEAVLEAAEQLEVLHPGDVAEFRKKVMKDRDLLVVAHDLIRKMSPRTGDTKPNFFQDCLMEVFDNLEQHIQNPTVLQSILSLMERGTMVLTTNYDNLLEIFGQQQNKPMESLDLKDKTKVLQWARGHIKYGVLHIHGLYTDPCGMVLDPSGYKDVTQDPEVMEVLQNLYRTKSFLFVGCGETLRDQIFQALFLYSVQDKVDLEHFMVVLKENEDHFFKHQADMLLHGIKVVSYGDCFDYFPEYVQDLAAQICRQRSPDADRVDSTTLLGNACQDCAKRKLGEYSMGVDVPKRIRQSDPDDSGGS; via the exons ATGCGGGGCCTGGAGCGCCAActccaggaggaggaggaggagcaggaggaagaggaagaagaggaggagctcCCGCCGTCTCCCCCGCTACCACCCCTGGTGTTGAGGGGGTCGCTGGCCGGGCCCTGCCCCGGGGCCCCGCGGCCGCCCACCCACG CTTTTAACCATCTGAGTCCAGCCTCCGGAGGGAGGACGCCAGGAGCCGCTGAGCTGCTGATGGAAGTTTCTCGTTCGCAGGGTTTACCGATGGATTCAGCAGAAAAGACAACAAATAGAAGCGAGCAGAAGTCTAG gaagtttttaaaaagcctgATAAGGAAGCAGCCCCATGACCTCTTGCTAGTCATTGGGACAGGCGTCAGTGCCGCTGTGGCCCCCGGCATCCGTGCCCTCTGCTCCTGGAGGAGCTGCATTGAAGCCGTCCTGGAAGCGGCCGAGCAGCTGGAAGTCCTGCATCCTGGAGATGTGGCGGAGTTCCGCAAGAAGGTGATGAAAGACCGAGACCTGCTTGTGGTGGCTCACGACCTGATCCGGAAGATGTCGCCG CGCACAGGGGATACCAAGCCCAACTTCTTCCAGGACTGCTTAATGGAGGTCTTTGACAATTTAGAGCAGCATATCCAGAACCCCACAGTGCTGCAGTCGATCCTCAGCCTGATGGAGCGGGGGACCATGGTCCTCACCACCAATTACGATAACCTCCTGGAGATCTTTGGCCAGCAGCAGAACAAGCCGATGGAATCCCTAGATTTAAAAGATAAAACCAAG GTTCTCCAGTGGGCCAGAGGGCACATAAAGTATGGAGTTCTTCATATTCATGGCTTGTACACAGATCCCTGCGGAATGGTTTTGGATCCTTCAGGATATAAAGATGTGACCCAGGACCCAGAAGTGATG GAAGTTCTGCAGAACCTGTACCGGACCAAGTCCTTTCTGTTTGTGGGCTGTGGTGAGACGCTAAGGGACCAGATATTCCAAGCCCTTTTCCTGTACTCTGTGCAGGATAAGGTGGATTTGGAGCACTTCATGGTGGTGCTCAAGGAGAACGAAGACCATTTCTTCAAGCATCAGGCCGACATGCTTCTGCATGGCATTAAAGTTGTCTCCTACGGGGATTGTTTTGACTACTTCCCAGAATATGTGCAAGACCTTGCTGCTCAGATCTGCAGACAGCGAAGTCCAG ATGCTGACCGAGTGGACAGTACAACGCTGTTAG GGAACGCCTGCCAGGACTGTGCCAAGAGGAAGCTCGGAGAGTACAGTATGGGCGTCGATGTTCCCAAAAGAATCAGACAGTCAGATCCAG ATGACTCTGGAGGCTCATGA
- the FAM118A gene encoding protein FAM118A isoform X2 — protein MDSAEKTTNRSEQKSRKFLKSLIRKQPHDLLLVIGTGVSAAVAPGIRALCSWRSCIEAVLEAAEQLEVLHPGDVAEFRKKVMKDRDLLVVAHDLIRKMSPRTGDTKPNFFQDCLMEVFDNLEQHIQNPTVLQSILSLMERGTMVLTTNYDNLLEIFGQQQNKPMESLDLKDKTKVLQWARGHIKYGVLHIHGLYTDPCGMVLDPSGYKDVTQDPEVMEVLQNLYRTKSFLFVGCGETLRDQIFQALFLYSVQDKVDLEHFMVVLKENEDHFFKHQADMLLHGIKVVSYGDCFDYFPEYVQDLAAQICRQRSPDADRVDSTTLLGNACQDCAKRKLGEYSMGVDVPKRIRQSDPDDSGGS, from the exons ATGGATTCAGCAGAAAAGACAACAAATAGAAGCGAGCAGAAGTCTAG gaagtttttaaaaagcctgATAAGGAAGCAGCCCCATGACCTCTTGCTAGTCATTGGGACAGGCGTCAGTGCCGCTGTGGCCCCCGGCATCCGTGCCCTCTGCTCCTGGAGGAGCTGCATTGAAGCCGTCCTGGAAGCGGCCGAGCAGCTGGAAGTCCTGCATCCTGGAGATGTGGCGGAGTTCCGCAAGAAGGTGATGAAAGACCGAGACCTGCTTGTGGTGGCTCACGACCTGATCCGGAAGATGTCGCCG CGCACAGGGGATACCAAGCCCAACTTCTTCCAGGACTGCTTAATGGAGGTCTTTGACAATTTAGAGCAGCATATCCAGAACCCCACAGTGCTGCAGTCGATCCTCAGCCTGATGGAGCGGGGGACCATGGTCCTCACCACCAATTACGATAACCTCCTGGAGATCTTTGGCCAGCAGCAGAACAAGCCGATGGAATCCCTAGATTTAAAAGATAAAACCAAG GTTCTCCAGTGGGCCAGAGGGCACATAAAGTATGGAGTTCTTCATATTCATGGCTTGTACACAGATCCCTGCGGAATGGTTTTGGATCCTTCAGGATATAAAGATGTGACCCAGGACCCAGAAGTGATG GAAGTTCTGCAGAACCTGTACCGGACCAAGTCCTTTCTGTTTGTGGGCTGTGGTGAGACGCTAAGGGACCAGATATTCCAAGCCCTTTTCCTGTACTCTGTGCAGGATAAGGTGGATTTGGAGCACTTCATGGTGGTGCTCAAGGAGAACGAAGACCATTTCTTCAAGCATCAGGCCGACATGCTTCTGCATGGCATTAAAGTTGTCTCCTACGGGGATTGTTTTGACTACTTCCCAGAATATGTGCAAGACCTTGCTGCTCAGATCTGCAGACAGCGAAGTCCAG ATGCTGACCGAGTGGACAGTACAACGCTGTTAG GGAACGCCTGCCAGGACTGTGCCAAGAGGAAGCTCGGAGAGTACAGTATGGGCGTCGATGTTCCCAAAAGAATCAGACAGTCAGATCCAG ATGACTCTGGAGGCTCATGA
- the UPK3A gene encoding uroplakin-3a, which yields MCPLWAVLALGWLPLSLAVDLEPQLASIMFATNNPTLTTITLEKPFCMFNASNQHNVSYEVHLYVMVNSGSVWRAVVQDNRSFPINSTFQETVGGQRAPYKAASFVLPQCADPPDLNEAGDPSKADEILRAYLVRVGNDTYCLLDPNFKGACNPPLTRATAYRFKYVLVNTLSGFVEDQTLWSQPVRTNQISPPSDIDLWPGRRSGAMIVITSILSTLTFFLLVGFAAAAVFSFVSLGSPDLEMQHESQISQEAAARAQGTQEPSYASGNRRQSVDPAEVYASKLQG from the exons ATGTGTCCCCTATGGGCTGTGCTTGCTCTGGGCTGGCTGCCTCTGAGCCTGG CAGTGGACCTGGAGCCTCAGCTGGCCAGCATCATGTTTGCCACCAACAACCCCACCTTGACCACCATCACCCTGGAGAAGCCCTTCTGTATGTTCaatgcctccaaccagcacaacgTCTCCTATGAGGTCCACCTGTACGTGATGGTGAACTCAG GGAGCGTCTGGCGGGCCGTGGTCCAGGACAATCGCAGCTTCCCAATCAACAGCACCTTCCAGGAGACGGTGGGAGGGCAGAGAGCGCCATACAAGGCCGCCTCCTTCGTCCTGCCCCAGTGTGCTGACCCGCCCGACCTGAACGAGGCCGGGGACCCGAGCAAAGCCGATGAGATCCTCCGTGCCTACCTGGTCAGGGTCGGAAATGACACTTACTGCTTACTAGACCCCAACTTTAAGGGGGCCTGCAACCCCCCTCTCACGAGGGCCACGGCGTACAG GTTCAAATATGTCTTAGTCAATACATTAAGTGGTTTTGTGGAGGATCAGACCCTGTGGTCTCAGCCAGTTCGGACCAACCAGA TCTCTCCACCCTCGGACATTGACTTGTGGCCCGGCAGGCGAAGCGGAGCCATGATTGTCATCACCTCCATCCTGAGCACCCTGACCTTCTTCCTGCTGGTGGGCTTCGCGGCTGCCGCCGTCTTCAGCTTCGT GAGCCTGGGGAGCCCAGACTTAGAGATGCAGCACGAGTCTCAGATCAGCCAGGAGGCGGCTGCCAGAGCGCAGGGAACCCAAGAGCCTTCCTATGCCTCTGGGAACCGAAGGCAGTCTGTGGACCCGGCCGAGGTTTACGCCAGCAAGCTGCAGGGCTGA